The proteins below come from a single uncultured Campylobacter sp. genomic window:
- a CDS encoding acetyl-CoA carboxylase subunit A produces MIHKILIANRGEIAVRVIRACKDLHIKNVAIYTKPDQDCLHVKIADEAYQIGIDPIKGYLDAKRIVEVAKACGADAIHPGYGFLSENYEFAKEVEDAGLVFIGPTADVIRKMGNKNIARYLMNKNGIPIVPGTEKLNNETIENIKLYAERIGYPVILKASGGGGGRGIRVVWKEEELESSFESCKREAKAFFNNDEVFMEKYVVNPRHIEFQILGDKYGNIIHLAERDCSIQRRHQKILEIAPSPTMSESLRKSMGVTAVAAAKAVNYTNAGTIEFLLDDYNNFYFMEMNTRIQVEHGVTEEITGVDLIVRQIRIAAGEILDMEQSDVITQGFAIEARITAEDAWQNFIPSPGEISGYYPALGPSVRVDSHLYKDYQIPPFYDSLLAKLIVRAPSYDLAVNKLKRALDEFTIEGSVKTTIPFLLSISKERDFRRGFFDTSYVENKMPTLLEKMKTKDNEDNEEVIAAIAAAIQRVKDARKFKEEHADE; encoded by the coding sequence GTGATACATAAAATTTTGATCGCAAACCGCGGAGAGATCGCCGTTCGCGTGATCCGTGCCTGCAAAGATCTGCACATCAAAAACGTTGCCATTTACACCAAGCCCGACCAAGACTGCCTGCACGTCAAAATAGCCGACGAGGCCTACCAGATCGGCATCGACCCGATCAAGGGCTATCTAGACGCCAAGCGTATAGTCGAGGTCGCAAAAGCATGCGGCGCAGACGCGATACACCCAGGATATGGATTTTTGAGCGAAAACTACGAATTTGCCAAAGAGGTCGAGGATGCGGGGCTGGTTTTCATCGGGCCTACCGCCGACGTCATCCGCAAAATGGGCAATAAAAATATCGCTCGCTACTTGATGAATAAAAACGGCATCCCTATCGTGCCCGGCACAGAAAAGCTAAATAACGAAACTATAGAAAACATCAAACTCTACGCCGAGCGCATCGGCTATCCGGTCATCCTAAAAGCTAGCGGCGGCGGCGGCGGACGCGGCATACGCGTCGTGTGGAAGGAGGAGGAGTTAGAGTCTAGCTTTGAAAGCTGCAAACGCGAGGCTAAGGCGTTTTTTAACAACGACGAAGTTTTTATGGAAAAATACGTCGTAAATCCGCGCCATATCGAGTTTCAAATTTTAGGCGACAAATACGGCAACATCATCCACCTAGCCGAACGCGACTGCTCGATCCAGCGCCGCCACCAAAAGATCCTCGAGATAGCGCCTAGCCCCACTATGAGCGAAAGTTTGCGAAAAAGCATGGGCGTGACCGCGGTCGCAGCCGCAAAGGCCGTAAACTACACCAACGCCGGTACGATCGAGTTTTTGCTCGATGATTACAACAACTTTTATTTTATGGAGATGAACACCCGTATCCAGGTCGAGCACGGCGTGACCGAGGAGATCACGGGCGTGGATCTCATCGTGCGCCAGATCCGTATCGCGGCGGGCGAAATCCTAGACATGGAGCAAAGCGACGTCATCACGCAAGGTTTTGCGATCGAGGCGCGCATCACCGCCGAGGACGCATGGCAAAATTTCATCCCAAGTCCTGGCGAGATCAGCGGTTACTACCCTGCTCTAGGCCCTTCCGTTCGCGTGGATAGCCATCTATATAAAGACTATCAGATACCGCCGTTTTACGATAGCTTGCTAGCTAAGCTAATCGTGCGCGCCCCTAGCTACGACTTAGCCGTAAATAAACTAAAACGCGCGCTAGATGAGTTTACGATCGAAGGCAGCGTTAAAACCACGATCCCGTTTTTGCTCAGCATCAGCAAGGAGCGCGACTTTAGGCGAGGATTTTTCGATACGTCATACGTCGAAAACAAGATGCCTACCCTGTTAGAAAAGATGAAAACCAAAGACAACGAGGACAACGAAGAGGTGATCGCCGCCATCGCCGCCGCGATACAAAGAGTAAAAGACGCTAGGAAATTTAAAGAGGAGCACGCGGATGAATGA
- a CDS encoding MetQ/NlpA family ABC transporter substrate-binding protein, whose protein sequence is MKNLLKYSLVALSLTVAANAAEKIVVGATPVPHAEILEVVKPILAKEGFTLEIKEFNDYSTPNLATEDGDLDANYFQHLPYLEEFNKNKGTHLVKTVGVHLEPMGVYSKKIKDIKELKDGSTVAIPNDPTNESRALDVLASAGLIKLNDNPLKTPLDITENPKKLKFEEIETAQVPRTLDDVAIAVINTNYALNANLNPTKDALVLESKDSPYTNYVVVKVGNENSPKIKALDKAVTSPEVKKFIEEKYKGAIIPTF, encoded by the coding sequence ATGAAAAATCTACTCAAATACTCTCTAGTCGCTCTGAGCCTAACGGTCGCCGCAAATGCAGCCGAAAAAATCGTCGTAGGCGCTACGCCGGTTCCACATGCTGAAATTTTAGAAGTCGTAAAACCTATCCTTGCAAAAGAGGGCTTTACTCTTGAGATCAAAGAATTTAACGACTACTCTACTCCAAATTTAGCCACCGAGGACGGCGATCTAGACGCCAACTACTTCCAGCACCTACCGTATCTTGAGGAATTTAACAAAAACAAAGGCACTCATCTAGTTAAAACGGTAGGCGTTCACCTCGAGCCTATGGGCGTTTACTCTAAAAAGATAAAAGATATCAAAGAGCTAAAAGACGGCAGCACCGTAGCTATACCAAACGATCCGACGAACGAGAGCCGCGCGCTTGACGTGCTAGCTAGCGCAGGTCTTATCAAGCTAAACGACAACCCTTTAAAAACTCCGCTTGATATCACGGAAAACCCGAAAAAGCTAAAATTTGAAGAGATCGAGACCGCTCAAGTTCCTCGCACTCTTGATGACGTCGCCATCGCCGTTATCAACACGAACTACGCTCTAAACGCCAATCTAAACCCGACCAAAGACGCGCTCGTGCTTGAGAGCAAAGATAGCCCGTACACCAACTACGTTGTGGTCAAAGTAGGCAACGAAAACAGCCCGAAAATCAAAGCTCTAGACAAAGCCGTCACGAGCCCGGAGGTAAAGAAATTTATCGAGGAAAAATATAAAGGCGCGATAATCCCGACGTTTTAA
- a CDS encoding MetQ/NlpA family ABC transporter substrate-binding protein, producing the protein MKVFKILASLALAFNLYAADKDHTIVVAVSPVPHAEIMEFIKPVLAKEGYDLVIKEINDYSIPNLATQDGDLDANFFQHWPYLKNHNETKGTTLITAAAIHLEPLGFYSKKIKSLSELKDGAKVAIAYDPTNGSRALNILQKAGLIELDKSAELATPKDIVKNPKHLNFVELEGAQIPRTLDEVDLAAISTNFVLDIGMNPKKDSLAIEGTESPYANIIAVKAGNENSPKIKALVKAATSPETKEFILKRYDGAILPVF; encoded by the coding sequence ATGAAAGTTTTTAAAATTTTAGCAAGTTTGGCACTAGCCTTTAACCTCTATGCAGCAGATAAAGATCACACTATCGTAGTAGCCGTCTCGCCAGTACCTCACGCAGAAATCATGGAGTTTATCAAACCCGTCCTAGCAAAAGAGGGCTACGATCTAGTCATCAAAGAGATAAACGACTACTCGATCCCGAATTTAGCGACGCAAGACGGCGATTTGGATGCAAATTTCTTTCAGCACTGGCCGTATCTAAAAAATCACAATGAAACAAAAGGCACGACTCTGATAACCGCCGCAGCGATACATCTTGAGCCGCTGGGCTTTTACTCAAAAAAGATAAAGAGCCTAAGCGAGCTAAAAGACGGCGCCAAAGTCGCGATCGCCTACGATCCTACTAATGGCAGCAGAGCGCTAAATATCCTGCAAAAAGCGGGTCTAATAGAGCTAGATAAGAGCGCTGAGCTAGCCACACCAAAAGACATCGTAAAAAATCCAAAACATCTAAATTTCGTCGAGCTTGAGGGCGCGCAGATACCTCGCACGCTAGATGAAGTCGACCTTGCCGCTATAAGCACGAATTTCGTCCTTGATATCGGTATGAATCCTAAAAAGGACTCACTAGCCATCGAAGGCACCGAAAGCCCGTACGCCAACATCATCGCGGTCAAAGCAGGTAACGAAAATAGCCCGAAAATCAAAGCCCTCGTTAAAGCCGCAACCAGCCCAGAGACGAAAGAGTTTATCCTAAAAAGATACGACGGAGCGATCCTGCCCGTGTTTTGA
- a CDS encoding methionine ABC transporter ATP-binding protein, which translates to MIKIENLKKFYGATQIIDGVSLTVEKGEIFAIVGHSGAGKSTLLRCINGLEDYQGGSLKVFDKEISALKDKELRELRRDVGMIFQHFALMARKTTFENVATPLKFWGYSDGEIKKRVSELLELVGLANKAASYPGELSGGQKQRVAIARALALSPKILLSDEATSALDPNTTNSILELLKQINQTLNISVVLVTHEMEVVKSIARRAVLLESGKIIGSGTIEELFLKPDEKMKEFLGEDEILPSEGVNIRLFFPKEVAQNSVITHMARTLNIDFNIVWGKLEKLNENVLGSLVINVDAKDEARVTEYIKQSGVLWEVA; encoded by the coding sequence GTGATAAAGATAGAAAATTTAAAGAAATTTTACGGAGCGACGCAGATCATAGACGGCGTCAGCCTAACCGTAGAAAAAGGCGAAATTTTCGCCATCGTAGGCCACAGCGGTGCAGGTAAATCTACCCTACTTCGCTGCATAAACGGCCTAGAGGACTATCAAGGCGGCAGCCTAAAGGTATTTGACAAAGAAATCTCGGCGCTAAAAGATAAAGAGCTAAGAGAGCTTAGGCGAGACGTGGGGATGATATTTCAGCACTTTGCGCTGATGGCTAGAAAAACGACGTTTGAAAACGTCGCTACACCGCTTAAATTTTGGGGTTACTCAGACGGCGAAATCAAAAAAAGAGTGAGCGAGCTACTAGAGTTAGTCGGCCTTGCAAACAAAGCCGCAAGCTACCCGGGCGAGCTAAGCGGCGGACAAAAGCAGCGCGTCGCTATCGCCCGCGCCCTTGCGCTAAGTCCAAAAATTTTACTCTCCGACGAGGCGACCTCGGCGCTTGATCCAAATACGACGAATTCGATACTCGAGCTTTTAAAACAGATCAACCAAACGCTAAATATCAGCGTCGTTTTAGTCACGCACGAGATGGAAGTCGTAAAAAGCATCGCGCGCCGCGCAGTGCTGCTAGAAAGCGGCAAGATAATCGGTAGCGGCACAATCGAGGAGCTATTTTTAAAGCCAGATGAAAAGATGAAGGAATTCCTCGGCGAGGATGAAATTTTGCCGAGCGAAGGCGTAAATATCAGGCTCTTTTTCCCGAAAGAAGTCGCGCAAAACAGCGTCATCACGCATATGGCGCGCACGCTAAACATCGACTTTAACATCGTCTGGGGCAAGCTAGAAAAGCTAAACGAAAACGTGCTTGGCTCGCTAGTCATAAACGTCGATGCTAAAGACGAAGCGCGCGTGACCGAGTATATTAAGCAAAGCGGCGTATTATGGGAGGTGGCGTGA
- a CDS encoding valine--tRNA ligase translates to MAEFYDAKEIEDKFYKIWEERGYFEIDANKNIRKDGRKFCIMMPPPNVTGSLHIGHALTFTLQDIMTRYKRMDGYKTLWQPGLDHAGIATQNVVEKQLLNQGIKKEELGREKFIQKVWEWKEKSGGMIVHQMRKLGISPAWSRQRFTMDEGLRKAVKKAFVNLYEKGLIVRENYMINWCTHDGALSDIEVEHKENKGKLYHLRYYLADEQNLTSNLNKQAEVSRDEFGGCKRGTNAAQNLTQKDEANYRKERRGGADFDDGSALVVRDRGEISSNKAYQSENLPYIVVATTRPETYFGDTAVMVNPNDERYKNLIGKKVVLPIIGREIKIIADEHVDMEFGTGLVKVTPAHDTNDYEVGKRHDLEFITVFDEKGILNEQCAQFKGLERLEARDVIVAELEKLGNVEKIEDYENQVGYCYRCKNVVEPYISKQWFVKKQIADDAIAKVGEGLAKFYPAHWINSFNAWMRELRDWCISRQLWWGHQIPVFYCGECGHEWADEGEPTQCPKCKSANFHQDPDVLDTWFSSGLWPFSTLGWGNGEELKNEKWFDGDLAEFYPNNLLITGFDILFFWVARMMFQGENALGKLPFDDIYLHALVKDEQGRKMSKSLGNVIDPLVSIEEYSADILRFTLALLAVQGRDIKLSDEKMKLVRNFTNKLYNASKYLLLNESKFANLSDAKIETKLGKYMLSRFNECVREVRENIDAYRFNDAANAIYKFLWDEFCDWGIELSKADKGSVRELGAIFKEAMRLLSPFMPFISEYLFHELSGSNLENASSIMIEAYPQANERDLRVEKTFELVIEAIVAIRRAKATIEQGNSKIAKAFIKLNGNENLTEATNYISLLAKCERIEFCDAKIENAARDVSENLEAFVPLEGVDMSAVIMRLRSQKTKLEKEIAKLSSMLNNEKFVASAPQAVVEANREGLASATQKLEKVDSELANLGAVD, encoded by the coding sequence ATGGCGGAATTTTACGACGCAAAAGAGATAGAAGATAAATTTTATAAAATTTGGGAAGAACGCGGATATTTCGAGATAGACGCGAACAAAAACATCCGCAAAGACGGCCGTAAATTTTGCATCATGATGCCGCCTCCAAACGTAACAGGCTCGCTTCACATCGGGCACGCGCTAACCTTTACGCTACAAGACATAATGACGCGCTACAAAAGAATGGACGGCTACAAAACGCTGTGGCAGCCGGGCCTTGATCACGCCGGTATCGCCACGCAAAACGTCGTTGAAAAGCAGCTGCTAAATCAAGGCATCAAAAAAGAAGAACTCGGACGCGAAAAATTCATCCAAAAAGTCTGGGAATGGAAAGAAAAAAGTGGCGGTATGATCGTGCATCAGATGCGAAAACTAGGCATCTCGCCGGCATGGTCGCGCCAAAGATTTACGATGGATGAGGGGCTAAGAAAAGCGGTCAAAAAAGCCTTCGTAAATCTCTACGAAAAAGGCCTCATCGTGCGCGAAAACTACATGATAAACTGGTGTACGCACGACGGCGCGCTCAGCGACATCGAGGTCGAGCACAAGGAAAACAAGGGCAAGCTTTATCATTTGAGATACTACCTTGCGGACGAACAAAATTTAACATCAAATTTAAACAAGCAAGCCGAAGTATCGCGCGATGAATTTGGGGGCTGCAAGAGGGGCACGAACGCGGCGCAAAATTTAACCCAAAAAGACGAGGCGAATTATCGCAAAGAGAGGCGAGGCGGAGCGGATTTTGACGACGGGAGCGCACTAGTCGTGCGTGACCGAGGAGAAATCAGCTCCAACAAAGCATATCAAAGCGAGAATTTGCCGTATATCGTCGTGGCAACGACAAGGCCTGAAACATATTTTGGCGACACTGCCGTCATGGTAAACCCAAACGACGAACGCTATAAAAATTTGATCGGTAAAAAAGTCGTATTGCCGATAATCGGTCGCGAGATAAAGATCATCGCCGACGAGCACGTCGATATGGAGTTTGGAACGGGCCTTGTTAAAGTCACCCCGGCGCACGACACTAACGACTACGAGGTCGGCAAAAGGCATGATCTAGAGTTTATCACCGTTTTTGACGAAAAAGGCATCCTAAACGAGCAGTGCGCGCAGTTTAAGGGGTTAGAAAGACTTGAGGCTAGAGACGTCATCGTCGCAGAGCTAGAAAAGCTCGGAAACGTCGAGAAGATCGAAGACTACGAAAATCAAGTCGGCTACTGCTACCGCTGCAAAAACGTCGTCGAGCCATACATATCAAAGCAGTGGTTCGTCAAAAAACAGATCGCAGACGACGCGATCGCAAAGGTCGGCGAAGGATTAGCCAAATTTTACCCGGCTCACTGGATAAACAGCTTTAACGCCTGGATGCGCGAGCTTCGCGACTGGTGCATCTCGCGCCAGCTATGGTGGGGACATCAGATCCCGGTATTTTACTGCGGCGAGTGCGGACACGAGTGGGCGGACGAAGGCGAACCGACGCAGTGCCCAAAGTGCAAAAGCGCAAATTTCCATCAAGACCCGGACGTCCTTGATACATGGTTTAGCTCGGGGCTTTGGCCGTTTAGCACGCTTGGCTGGGGCAACGGCGAGGAGCTAAAAAACGAGAAATGGTTTGACGGCGATTTGGCCGAATTTTACCCGAACAACCTGCTAATCACCGGCTTTGATATTTTGTTTTTCTGGGTGGCCAGGATGATGTTTCAGGGCGAAAACGCGCTAGGCAAGCTACCGTTTGACGATATCTACCTGCACGCTTTGGTTAAAGACGAGCAAGGTAGAAAGATGAGCAAGAGCCTAGGCAACGTCATAGACCCGCTCGTTAGCATCGAGGAGTACAGCGCCGATATCCTGCGCTTTACGCTTGCGCTACTTGCCGTACAGGGACGCGACATAAAACTAAGCGACGAAAAGATGAAGCTCGTGAGAAATTTTACGAACAAGCTTTACAACGCGAGCAAATACCTACTGCTAAACGAGTCTAAATTTGCAAATTTAAGCGACGCAAAAATCGAAACGAAGCTTGGCAAATACATGCTAAGCCGATTTAACGAGTGCGTGCGCGAAGTGCGAGAGAACATCGACGCCTACCGCTTTAACGACGCGGCAAACGCGATTTATAAATTTTTATGGGACGAGTTTTGCGACTGGGGCATCGAGCTTAGCAAAGCCGATAAAGGTAGCGTAAGGGAGCTTGGAGCGATATTTAAAGAGGCTATGAGGCTACTAAGTCCGTTTATGCCGTTTATCTCAGAATACCTTTTCCACGAACTTAGCGGTTCAAATTTAGAGAACGCAAGCTCGATCATGATAGAGGCGTATCCGCAGGCTAACGAGCGCGACTTGCGGGTAGAAAAGACTTTTGAGCTGGTGATCGAAGCCATCGTCGCGATCCGCCGCGCAAAGGCGACCATCGAGCAAGGTAACTCAAAGATCGCAAAAGCCTTCATCAAGCTAAACGGAAACGAAAATTTAACTGAGGCGACAAACTATATCTCGCTGCTAGCTAAATGCGAACGGATCGAATTTTGCGATGCTAAAATCGAAAACGCCGCGCGCGACGTGAGCGAAAATTTAGAGGCATTCGTACCGCTTGAAGGCGTGGATATGAGTGCTGTTATTATGCGACTGCGGTCGCAAAAAACCAAACTGGAAAAAGAGATAGCAAAGCTATCAAGCATGCTAAATAACGAGAAATTCGTAGCTTCCGCCCCGCAAGCCGTGGTCGAAGCCAACCGCGAAGGGCTAGCTAGCGCGACGCAAAAGCTAGAAAAGGTAGATAGCGAGCTAGCAAATTTGGGAGCGGTCGATTGA
- a CDS encoding diaminopimelate dehydrogenase, whose protein sequence is MNEKIKIAILGYGNLGRGVELAARNSKDLQLSAVFSRRNPSEVKTCGAPVFSADEILSHKGKFDVLVLCGGSATDLPTQTPEFALSFNVVDSFDTHAKIPEHFAAVDAAAKAGGNVGIIAVGWDPGLFSLNRLFGESVLENGSSYTFWGKGVSQGHSDAIRRIEGVVDARQYTVPIESALERVRAGENPKLSTREKHLRECYVVAEDGADKARIEKEIKTMPNYFADYDTSVHFIDLATLKKEHGGIPHGGFVLRSGATGECGENKHLIEFSLKLDSNPEFTASVLVAYARAAYRLAQRGERGAFSVFEIAPALLSPKSADELRREIL, encoded by the coding sequence ATGAACGAAAAAATAAAAATAGCGATTTTGGGATATGGAAATTTAGGTCGCGGCGTAGAGCTTGCCGCACGAAATAGCAAGGATTTGCAGCTTTCGGCCGTTTTTAGCCGCAGAAATCCAAGCGAAGTAAAAACATGCGGCGCTCCGGTATTTAGCGCGGACGAAATTTTATCGCACAAGGGCAAATTTGACGTTTTAGTTCTTTGCGGCGGTAGCGCAACGGATCTACCGACGCAGACGCCTGAGTTTGCGCTAAGTTTTAATGTCGTCGATAGCTTTGATACGCACGCAAAAATCCCTGAGCACTTCGCCGCCGTGGACGCCGCAGCCAAAGCGGGCGGAAACGTAGGCATCATCGCAGTGGGCTGGGATCCGGGTCTGTTTTCGCTAAACAGACTATTTGGCGAGAGCGTGCTGGAAAACGGCAGCAGTTATACGTTTTGGGGTAAAGGCGTGAGCCAAGGTCACTCAGACGCTATCCGCAGGATAGAGGGCGTCGTGGACGCTCGCCAATACACCGTGCCGATAGAAAGCGCTTTGGAGCGAGTCCGCGCGGGTGAAAACCCAAAACTTAGCACGCGCGAAAAACACCTGCGCGAGTGCTACGTCGTAGCTGAGGACGGCGCCGATAAAGCGCGCATCGAAAAAGAGATAAAAACGATGCCAAACTACTTCGCCGACTACGACACGAGCGTGCATTTTATTGATCTTGCGACGCTTAAAAAAGAGCACGGCGGCATTCCTCACGGAGGATTCGTCTTGCGAAGCGGAGCGACGGGCGAGTGCGGCGAAAATAAACATCTGATCGAGTTTTCGCTAAAGCTTGACTCAAATCCCGAATTTACAGCTAGCGTACTCGTAGCCTATGCCCGCGCGGCGTATCGCTTGGCGCAAAGAGGCGAGCGCGGCGCGTTTAGCGTGTTTGAGATCGCTCCGGCGCTTCTTTCGCCAAAGAGCGCAGATGAGCTAAGGCGCGAAATTTTATAA
- a CDS encoding methionine ABC transporter permease: MFGIDFSKFPDVFERILLPAIGETLYMSVVSTLLAFLIGLVPAILLVLSAQDGLKPNKPLFIALDITVNTLRSFPFIILIIVLFPLTRLIVGTSIGTTAAIVPLTIGAAPFIARLIESALKEVDKGIIEAARSFGSSNFQIIFKVMFVEALPGIVASITLTLIVIIGFSAMAGAVGGGGLGSVAINYGYQRFRPDIMLYTVVILIIMVQIFQSLGNFIYKITKK; this comes from the coding sequence ATGTTTGGCATAGATTTTTCTAAATTTCCCGACGTTTTTGAGCGCATTTTGCTACCGGCTATCGGCGAGACCCTTTATATGAGCGTGGTTTCGACGCTTTTAGCGTTTTTGATAGGCCTAGTGCCCGCTATCTTGCTCGTCCTTTCGGCACAGGATGGCCTAAAACCAAACAAACCTCTATTCATCGCGCTTGACATCACTGTAAATACGCTAAGAAGCTTTCCGTTTATCATCCTCATCATCGTACTTTTCCCGCTCACGCGCCTGATCGTAGGCACCAGTATAGGCACTACCGCGGCTATCGTTCCGCTTACTATCGGCGCGGCACCGTTTATAGCTAGGCTTATAGAAAGCGCGCTAAAAGAGGTCGATAAAGGTATCATCGAGGCTGCTAGAAGCTTCGGTAGTTCAAATTTTCAGATCATTTTTAAGGTGATGTTTGTAGAGGCGCTGCCCGGCATCGTGGCTTCTATCACGCTCACTCTTATCGTTATCATCGGCTTTTCGGCGATGGCTGGCGCAGTCGGCGGCGGCGGACTGGGATCCGTGGCGATAAACTACGGATATCAGAGATTTCGCCCGGATATCATGCTCTATACCGTCGTGATTTTAATCATAATGGTTCAAATTTTCCAATCATTAGGAAATTTTATTTATAAGATCACAAAGAAATGA
- a CDS encoding MetQ/NlpA family ABC transporter substrate-binding protein — MKFSKILLGALLASGLYASDKTITVGASPVPHAEILEEVVKPILEKEGYKLDVKIFNDYVIPNIAVENGELDANYFQGLPYMKSFNKDKGTHIVPTVGVHVEPMGAYSKKIKSLDELKDGDIIAISNNAADSTRSINLLEKAGIIKAKEGEYKSPLDIIENPKNLKFKEMESAQTPRSLDDVALAFINVNYALDVGLKPTKDAIILEDKDSPYTNYVATKAGNENNPKIKALDKAILTPEVKDFIVKRYQGAVIPSF, encoded by the coding sequence ATGAAATTTTCAAAAATACTTCTGGGCGCGCTTTTAGCTAGCGGCCTGTATGCTAGCGACAAAACCATCACCGTAGGCGCATCTCCCGTACCGCATGCCGAGATTTTAGAAGAGGTCGTAAAGCCGATCCTAGAAAAAGAAGGCTACAAGCTCGACGTCAAAATCTTTAACGACTACGTGATCCCAAACATCGCCGTCGAAAACGGCGAACTCGACGCTAACTACTTCCAAGGCCTGCCGTATATGAAGTCGTTTAACAAAGACAAAGGCACTCATATCGTGCCGACCGTGGGCGTTCACGTCGAGCCTATGGGCGCGTATTCTAAAAAGATAAAAAGCCTAGACGAACTAAAAGACGGCGATATCATCGCTATCTCAAACAACGCCGCAGACTCGACGCGCTCGATAAATTTACTCGAAAAAGCTGGTATAATCAAAGCCAAAGAGGGCGAATACAAATCCCCGCTAGATATCATAGAAAATCCGAAAAATCTCAAATTTAAAGAGATGGAGTCCGCGCAGACACCCCGCTCTCTCGATGACGTCGCGCTAGCCTTTATCAACGTAAACTACGCCCTAGATGTCGGCCTCAAACCGACCAAAGACGCGATAATCCTCGAGGATAAAGATAGCCCGTACACCAACTACGTAGCGACCAAGGCCGGCAACGAAAATAATCCGAAAATCAAGGCTCTAGATAAAGCTATACTAACTCCCGAGGTTAAAGACTTTATCGTAAAGCGCTACCAAGGCGCGGTGATACCGAGCTTCTGA
- a CDS encoding arginyltransferase encodes MLVVPFSTLPSPCPYLKDRDSRMEYRYIDSCDFAVNDALARRGFRRFGKYFSKPNCAGCSECVNIRVDALNFKFSKSARRTIRKNENTKIILTKPLIDDAHVALYKKYHKFMQQKREWKYYELDFRRYYELYVAGHAEFGKEIAYFTDGRLIGVDLVDILSDGISAVYCYYDPDFADLSIGRYSLYQQILLAQQLNLRWIYLGYYVKDCPSLAYKADYKPYERLCEYVALDETPVWEKAE; translated from the coding sequence GTGCTAGTAGTGCCGTTTTCCACCCTGCCTAGCCCCTGCCCCTACCTCAAGGACAGGGACTCGCGCATGGAGTATCGCTACATAGACAGCTGCGACTTTGCCGTAAACGACGCTCTAGCTAGGCGCGGCTTTAGGCGCTTTGGCAAATATTTCTCTAAGCCAAACTGCGCGGGTTGCAGCGAGTGCGTAAATATCAGGGTCGATGCGCTAAATTTTAAATTTAGCAAATCCGCCCGCCGCACGATACGCAAAAACGAAAACACCAAAATCATCCTCACAAAGCCGCTCATAGACGACGCGCACGTGGCGCTATACAAAAAATATCATAAATTTATGCAGCAAAAGCGCGAGTGGAAGTACTACGAGCTGGATTTTCGCCGCTACTACGAGCTCTACGTCGCGGGGCATGCGGAGTTTGGCAAGGAGATAGCGTATTTTACAGACGGCCGGCTCATCGGCGTCGATCTAGTCGATATCCTTAGCGACGGTATCTCGGCGGTTTATTGCTATTACGATCCTGATTTTGCGGACCTTAGCATCGGCAGATACTCGCTCTATCAGCAAATTTTACTCGCACAGCAGCTAAATTTACGCTGGATATATCTAGGCTACTACGTCAAAGACTGCCCTAGCCTAGCTTATAAGGCCGACTACAAACCCTACGAGCGCCTGTGCGAATATGTCGCGCTAGATGAAACGCCCGTATGGGAAAAAGCGGAATAA